In Rhododendron vialii isolate Sample 1 chromosome 9a, ASM3025357v1, the following are encoded in one genomic region:
- the LOC131300586 gene encoding putative pentatricopeptide repeat-containing protein At5g08310, mitochondrial: MHLRLKSTKPITQHHDLFHLLSFAHTSSITSRPICTKTENNSHDRSFLPPDHSPIVDGLISIFQNRPFSPHTLHSPETVDFGSKLTPTIVETVLKSLQNWKIAHLFFNWASQQPGYRHTCYTYNVMASILSRARRNDQLRGLALELVNSRCLMTPGALGFFVRCLGGVGLVEEANSLFDRVKKTGLCIPNSYSYNCLLEALAKSTASVCLVEVRLKEMQDLGWEPDKYTLTPLLQCYCNAGKFGKALEVFNSMYEKGWMDTHVVVILVVSFSKWGEVDKAFELVERMEDHGIRLNEKTISVLIHGFVRESRVDKALQVLDKMRKLGYLPDVSVYNVLMGGLCRNKDVEKALILCSEMKNLGVYPDVEILTKLVSILPEGDMVKLLEDGQEELGSEAMILLYNSILNGLVNKGSVSEVYYLLRAMMGDEYDCDVQMDKVFRTKKMVHPDTNSFDIVIKYLCKTDNLDMALGLYQDMVQMNCKPSCLLYNNLIGSLSNANRVDECHKLLGDMKESGVQPTHFTYNSIFGCLCRRKDIEGAIGMLKEMRENGHEPWIKHTTLLVKMLCKHGRVAEASNFLSSMVQEGFLPDIIPYSAAIDGFVKVQEVDRALQIFRDIGARECCADVVAYNIIINGLSKAGRVLEAHGILNEMQEKGLIPSVVTYNTLIDGLCKNGDIDQAKLCFSTMVRKEREPNVFTYTTMINGLCNEGRPNEALELWTEMRELGRAPNRITFMTLVHGLCKCARPDDALLYFQEMEEKGMTPDTYVYVALIEALLSNSTPLLAFKILREMFHSGIFPDPNDKNQLWVRLREAICKLSKDARTQSDIMSLIGEGSIPIISSLSDIVIEDGMEPIA; encoded by the coding sequence ATGCATCTCCGTTTGAAGTCAACCAAACCCATCACCCAACACCATGATCTCTTCCATCTGTTATCTTTTGCACATACCTCCTCAATAACATCAAGACCCATTTGCACAAAGACTGAAAATAACAGCCACGATCGCTCTTTCCTCCCTCCAGATCATTCTCCGATCGTCGATGGACTCATTTCCATCTTCCAAAACCGACCCTTTTCCCCACACACTCTACACAGCCCCGAAACAGTGGACTTTGGTTCCAAACTCACTCCTACCATCGTTGAGACCGTGCTGAAGAGTCTCCAGAACTGGAAAATAGCTCACTTGTTCTTTAACTGGGCTTCGCAACAACCTGGGTACAGGCACACTTGTTATACGTACAATGTTATGGCTTCGATCCTATCACGTGCTCGACGAAATGACCAACTGAGAGGTCTCGCCTTGGAACTGGTCAACTCAAGGTGTTTGATGACGCCGGGGGCTTTGGGTTTCTTTGTTAGGTGTTTGGGTGGTGTGGGGTTGGTTGAAGAAGCGAATTCGCTCTTTGATCGAGTTAAAAAGACGGGTCTTTGTATTCCCAATAGTTATAGTTATAATTGTTTGTTGGAGGCTTTGGCTAAGTCTACTGCTTCAGTTTGTTTGGTTGAGGTAAGGTTGAAAGAGATGCAAGATTTGGGTTGGGAACCCGATAAGTACACATTGACTCCACTTTTGCAGTGTTACTGCAATGCGGGGAAGTTTGGAAAAGCTTTGGAAGTTTTCAATAGTATGTATGAGAAGGGTTGGATGGACACCCATGTTGTGGTAATCTTGGTAGTCTCATTTAGCAAGTGGGGCGAAGTAGATAAGGCTTTTGAGCTAGTTGAAAGGATGGAAGATCACGGTATTCGCCTGAATGAGAAAACTATTTCCGTGTTAATTCATGGGTTTGTGAGGGAGTCTAGGGTGGATAAGGCTCTCCAGGTGCTCGACAAAATGCGGAAATTGGGTTATCTTCCCGATGTTTCTGTTTACAACGTCCTAATGGGTGGCCTCTGCAGGAATAAAGACGTCGAAAAAGCTTTGATTTTATGTTCAGAAATGAAGAACTTGGGAGTTTATCCTGACGTTGAAATACTCACAAAGCTTGTATCAATATTGCCTGAAGGAGATATGGTAAAGTTGCTTGAGGATGGGCAAGAAGAGCTTGGTTCCGAAGCGATGATCCTGCTTTATAACTCTATTCTAAATGGCCTTGTTAATAAAGGGTCAGTTAGTGAAGTTTATTATCTGCTACGGGCAATGATGGGAGATGAATATGATTGTGATGTTCAGATGGACAAGGTTTTCCGGACTAAAAAAATGGTTCACCCGGATACCAATTCTTTTGATATAGTGATCAAATATTTGTGCAAGACTGATAACTTGGATATGGCCCTAGGCCTTTACCAAGATATGGTCCAAATGAACTGTAAGCCGAGTTGTTTGCTTTATAATAACTTAATTGGTAGTTTGAGCAATGCAAATAGAGTGGATGAATGTCACAAACTTCTGGGAGACATGAAGGAATCAGGAGTTCAACCAACACACTTCACTTACAATTCCATTTTTGGATGCTTATGTAGAAGAAAAGATATTGAAGGAGCTATTGGCATGTTGAAGGAGATGCGTGAAAATGGGCATGAACCATGGATAAAACATACTACATTGCTTGTTAAAATGCTGTGCAAACATGGAAGAGTAGCTGAAGcttccaactttcttagtagcaTGGTTCAAGAAGGTTTCCTCCCTGATATAATTCCCTATTCCGCAGCTATTGATGGATTTGTCAAGGTTCAAGAAGTGGACCGTGCTTTGCAGATATTTAGAGACATTGGCGCTCGTGAGTGTTGCGCTGACGTGGTTGCTTACAATATCATAATAAACGGGCTTTCCAAGGCCGGAAGAGTATTGGAAGCCCATGGTATTCTGAATGAGATGCAGGAGAAGGGGCTTATTCCATCGGTTGTTACCTACAACACACTCATTGATGGATTGTGTAAAAATGGTGATATTGATCAAGCCAAGCTTTGCTTTTCAACAATGGTTAGAAAAGAACGGGAGCCGAATGTCTTCACGTACACAACTATGATAAATGGATTGTGCAATGAAGGAAGACCAAATGAAGCTCTTGAGCTTTGGACTGAAATGAGGGAATTAGGGCGTGCTCCGAACAGAATCACTTTTATGACTCTAGTTCATGGGCTTTGCAAGTGTGCGAGACCAGATGATGCTCTATTGTATTTCCAGGAGATGGAAGAGAAGGGTATGACACCTGATACCTATGTCTATGTCGCATTAATAGAGGCTTTGCTATCGAACTCGACCCCACTCTTGGCTTTCAAAATACTAAGAGAGATGTTTCACAGTGGAATTTTTCCTGACCCGAATGATAAGAACCAGCTATGGGTTAGACTTAGAGAAGCTATATGTAAATTGTCTAAAGATGCCAGGACTCAATCAGATATTATGAGTCTTATCGGAGAGGGAAGCATTCCAATCATTTCAAGTTTATCAGACATCGTAATTGAAGATGGAATGGAGCCCATTGCCTGA
- the LOC131300587 gene encoding uncharacterized protein LOC131300587 isoform X1, producing the protein MQIYHSQAGLEDLAKEYATAKFDSVRKAFSAQLAVDSRKGYGGGSDHSKQTHEETNKKKNKEHKKNKGFKVLCDGDHPDFENVIYVCHYALQQEEEEFRGRIELKVEWENLNELCSIRDKLKRKPNGSTFLGSIATMMKTYTRNWSMVVFCANLRAYLNHHLKMNG; encoded by the exons ATGCAAATCTACCATTCCCAGGCAGGCTTGGAGGATCTGGCTAAAGAATATGCTACTGCAAAATTTGATTCCGTAAGAAAAGCATTTTCGGCTCAACTTGCTGTTGACTCAAGAAAGGGCTATGGTGGGGGAAGTGATCATTCGAAACAAACACATGAGGAGaccaacaagaagaagaacaaggagcacaaaaaaaacaaaggatttAAAG TTTTATGTGATGGAGATCAtccagattttgaaaatgtgatataTGTATGCCACTATGCCTTGCAACAAGAGGAAGAGGAATTCAGAGGTAGGATTGAACTCAAAGTTGAGTGGGAAAATTTGAACGAACTCTGTAGTATCAGAGACAAATTGAAGAGAAAGCCAAACGGAAGCACCTTTCTCGGAAGCATAGCGACGATGATGAAGACGTACACACGAAATTGGAGTATG GTGGTCTTCTGTGCAAACTTGAGGGCTTACTTGAATCACCACTTGAAAATGAATGGTTGA
- the LOC131300587 gene encoding uncharacterized protein LOC131300587 isoform X2, whose amino-acid sequence MQIYHSQAGLEDLAKEYATAKFDSVRKAFSAQLAVDSRKGYGGGSDHSKQTHEETNKKKNKEHKKNKGFKVLCDGDHPDFENVIYVCHYALQQEEEEFRGRIELKVEWENLNELCSIRDKLKRKPNGSTFLGSIATMMKTYTRNWSMVSRWSSVQT is encoded by the exons ATGCAAATCTACCATTCCCAGGCAGGCTTGGAGGATCTGGCTAAAGAATATGCTACTGCAAAATTTGATTCCGTAAGAAAAGCATTTTCGGCTCAACTTGCTGTTGACTCAAGAAAGGGCTATGGTGGGGGAAGTGATCATTCGAAACAAACACATGAGGAGaccaacaagaagaagaacaaggagcacaaaaaaaacaaaggatttAAAG TTTTATGTGATGGAGATCAtccagattttgaaaatgtgatataTGTATGCCACTATGCCTTGCAACAAGAGGAAGAGGAATTCAGAGGTAGGATTGAACTCAAAGTTGAGTGGGAAAATTTGAACGAACTCTGTAGTATCAGAGACAAATTGAAGAGAAAGCCAAACGGAAGCACCTTTCTCGGAAGCATAGCGACGATGATGAAGACGTACACACGAAATTGGAGTATGGTAAGCAG GTGGTCTTCTGTGCAAACTTGA
- the LOC131300587 gene encoding uncharacterized protein LOC131300587 isoform X3, which translates to MQIYHSQAGLEDLAKEYATAKFDSVRKAFSAQLAVDSRKGYGGGSDHSKQTHEETNKKKNKEHKKNKGFKVLCDGDHPDFENVIYVCHYALQQEEEEFRGRIELKVEWENLNELCSIRDKLKRKPNGSTFLGSIATMMKTYTRNWSMVSRVVAFI; encoded by the exons ATGCAAATCTACCATTCCCAGGCAGGCTTGGAGGATCTGGCTAAAGAATATGCTACTGCAAAATTTGATTCCGTAAGAAAAGCATTTTCGGCTCAACTTGCTGTTGACTCAAGAAAGGGCTATGGTGGGGGAAGTGATCATTCGAAACAAACACATGAGGAGaccaacaagaagaagaacaaggagcacaaaaaaaacaaaggatttAAAG TTTTATGTGATGGAGATCAtccagattttgaaaatgtgatataTGTATGCCACTATGCCTTGCAACAAGAGGAAGAGGAATTCAGAGGTAGGATTGAACTCAAAGTTGAGTGGGAAAATTTGAACGAACTCTGTAGTATCAGAGACAAATTGAAGAGAAAGCCAAACGGAAGCACCTTTCTCGGAAGCATAGCGACGATGATGAAGACGTACACACGAAATTGGAGTATGGTAAGCAG AGTAGTAGCATTCATTTAG
- the LOC131300587 gene encoding uncharacterized protein LOC131300587 isoform X5, whose amino-acid sequence MVGEVIIRNKHMRRPTRRRTRSTKKTKDLKAIVADEFIVWHEMAAQVFSPVLCDGDHPDFENVIYVCHYALQQEEEEFRGRIELKVEWENLNELCSIRDKLKRKPNGSTFLGSIATMMKTYTRNWSMVSRWSSVQT is encoded by the exons ATGGTGGGGGAAGTGATCATTCGAAACAAACACATGAGGAGaccaacaagaagaagaacaaggagcacaaaaaaaacaaaggatttAAAG GCTATTGTTGCTGATGAGTTTATCGTTTGGCACGAGATGGCAGCACAAGT CTTCTCTCCAGTTTTATGTGATGGAGATCAtccagattttgaaaatgtgatataTGTATGCCACTATGCCTTGCAACAAGAGGAAGAGGAATTCAGAGGTAGGATTGAACTCAAAGTTGAGTGGGAAAATTTGAACGAACTCTGTAGTATCAGAGACAAATTGAAGAGAAAGCCAAACGGAAGCACCTTTCTCGGAAGCATAGCGACGATGATGAAGACGTACACACGAAATTGGAGTATGGTAAGCAG GTGGTCTTCTGTGCAAACTTGA
- the LOC131300587 gene encoding uncharacterized protein LOC131300587 isoform X4, producing the protein MVGEVIIRNKHMRRPTRRRTRSTKKTKDLKAIVADEFIVWHEMAAQVFSPVLCDGDHPDFENVIYVCHYALQQEEEEFRGRIELKVEWENLNELCSIRDKLKRKPNGSTFLGSIATMMKTYTRNWSMVVFCANLRAYLNHHLKMNG; encoded by the exons ATGGTGGGGGAAGTGATCATTCGAAACAAACACATGAGGAGaccaacaagaagaagaacaaggagcacaaaaaaaacaaaggatttAAAG GCTATTGTTGCTGATGAGTTTATCGTTTGGCACGAGATGGCAGCACAAGT CTTCTCTCCAGTTTTATGTGATGGAGATCAtccagattttgaaaatgtgatataTGTATGCCACTATGCCTTGCAACAAGAGGAAGAGGAATTCAGAGGTAGGATTGAACTCAAAGTTGAGTGGGAAAATTTGAACGAACTCTGTAGTATCAGAGACAAATTGAAGAGAAAGCCAAACGGAAGCACCTTTCTCGGAAGCATAGCGACGATGATGAAGACGTACACACGAAATTGGAGTATG GTGGTCTTCTGTGCAAACTTGAGGGCTTACTTGAATCACCACTTGAAAATGAATGGTTGA